In Marivirga salinae, a single window of DNA contains:
- a CDS encoding glycosyltransferase family 117 protein, translating into MSYQKINNISGWIIFLIASAVYIFTLEPVASFWDCAEFIASAYKLQVPHPAGAPFFLLIGRMFSMFAASDVESVGFAVNLVSALSSGFTILFMFWSINLLSHKILKIKVGEANTAQTIKIIAAGAIGSLAFTFSDSFWWSAVEAEVYAMSSFLIALVFWAMLKWDLIEDESTENRWLILIAYIIGLSIGVHLLNIVALPALGLIYYFKKYKNVTFKGIFFALLISSAILIFIWQFIILGVPNLIGQFEIFFINSIGLPFGFGALIFALLLVGGISYGIYYAIKKEKITLHTFLLAFTFILIGYSSYFIVMIRSNYNPPIDQNNPENVMTLLSYLNRDQYGSRPLLHGQYFDAEVVSQDKGDPVYSKGEEEYEITDHKITTQHDPKRTTILPRMYSGAPGHAEEYRRWTGLRQNEKPNFADNIKFLFRYQLGHMYFRYLMWNFAGRESDIEGAGWKTMFQDTSELPEIMRENKARNNFYMLPFILGLIGIFFQYRKDVKGFSVVGLFFFLTGIALILYLNSPATEPRERDYIYAGSYYAFAIWIGFGVLAVASLLERAIKKPKVAGAVAGVICLIVPGIMASEGWDDHDRSDRYFSVDAARNYLASCEPNAILFTGGDNDTFPLWFVQEVEGFRTDVRVIVLSYFNTDWYINQMRQNAYDSEPLPITLSEEQVAQGGKNDYLPYMANAGIKGAIPIDRYLSLIKNDNKSLEVPTSVGSYNMLPSKQLSLNVDTEHVKSLGIIPEDKVDMLVDRMVWNVKGNGLEKKDLMILDIMNENDWKRPIYFNTTSLNGIKMDLRKYVVQEGLTYRLLPIERYDVQSEFVNTEVMYNNLMNNFHFTNTADPDVYYNENYRNFFLNHRSVYTALAKSLVSEGDEKRALEVIDFIIKKIPNEVVPYDMTALDYIQVYLATGNEEKANEIINTLWEQNFEQFRYLVNHELMYMGRERQISFAILSQIVQVMRQYGMNEQAVEYQDQLRVLYEKM; encoded by the coding sequence ATGTCATATCAAAAGATTAACAACATCAGTGGCTGGATTATATTCTTAATCGCTTCTGCCGTTTACATCTTCACTTTAGAGCCTGTAGCCAGTTTTTGGGACTGTGCAGAGTTTATTGCAAGTGCTTATAAGTTACAAGTGCCACACCCAGCAGGTGCTCCGTTTTTCTTGCTGATTGGCCGAATGTTCTCCATGTTTGCTGCAAGTGATGTAGAATCTGTGGGTTTTGCAGTAAACTTAGTTTCTGCTTTAAGTAGTGGATTTACCATCCTTTTTATGTTTTGGTCAATCAATTTGCTTTCTCATAAAATATTAAAAATTAAAGTGGGAGAAGCAAATACTGCACAAACCATAAAAATTATCGCTGCAGGAGCAATTGGTAGTTTAGCTTTTACTTTTTCTGATTCATTTTGGTGGTCAGCTGTGGAGGCAGAGGTTTATGCTATGTCTTCATTCTTAATTGCTTTAGTTTTTTGGGCAATGTTAAAATGGGATTTAATTGAGGATGAATCCACTGAAAACCGTTGGTTAATCTTAATAGCGTATATTATTGGTCTATCAATTGGTGTTCACTTATTGAATATAGTGGCGCTACCAGCTTTAGGCTTGATTTACTATTTCAAGAAGTACAAAAATGTAACCTTCAAAGGTATTTTCTTTGCGCTACTTATAAGCAGTGCAATCCTAATATTTATCTGGCAATTCATCATTTTAGGAGTTCCTAACTTGATTGGTCAATTTGAAATTTTCTTTATTAATTCAATTGGATTACCATTTGGATTTGGAGCCCTTATTTTTGCTTTACTTTTAGTTGGAGGAATTTCCTATGGTATTTATTATGCCATTAAAAAAGAGAAAATAACGCTACACACATTTCTGTTAGCATTTACTTTTATTTTAATAGGATATTCGTCTTATTTTATTGTGATGATTAGGTCAAATTACAACCCACCAATTGACCAAAATAATCCTGAAAATGTGATGACACTATTGTCTTATTTAAATAGAGATCAATATGGGTCAAGACCCCTTTTGCATGGTCAGTATTTCGATGCAGAAGTAGTTTCTCAAGATAAAGGAGATCCTGTTTACAGTAAAGGTGAAGAGGAATATGAAATCACAGATCATAAAATCACGACTCAACATGATCCGAAAAGAACCACTATTTTACCTAGAATGTATAGTGGTGCTCCTGGCCATGCAGAAGAATATAGAAGATGGACAGGTTTGCGGCAGAATGAAAAACCCAACTTTGCCGACAACATTAAATTCCTATTCCGCTATCAATTAGGGCATATGTATTTTCGCTATTTGATGTGGAATTTTGCTGGTAGAGAAAGCGATATTGAAGGAGCAGGTTGGAAAACAATGTTCCAGGATACAAGCGAATTGCCTGAAATCATGAGAGAAAATAAGGCACGAAATAATTTTTATATGCTTCCATTTATCTTGGGTTTAATTGGAATTTTCTTTCAATATCGAAAAGATGTAAAGGGCTTTAGCGTAGTAGGTTTATTCTTTTTCTTAACGGGAATTGCCTTAATTCTTTATTTAAATTCCCCAGCAACGGAACCTAGGGAAAGAGATTATATTTATGCTGGGTCCTATTATGCTTTTGCAATATGGATAGGTTTTGGTGTATTGGCAGTTGCTTCTTTATTGGAAAGAGCTATCAAAAAACCTAAAGTTGCAGGCGCTGTAGCAGGAGTGATTTGTTTGATAGTACCAGGAATTATGGCTTCAGAAGGATGGGATGATCACGATCGTTCAGATCGATATTTCTCTGTTGATGCAGCACGAAATTATTTGGCATCATGTGAGCCTAATGCAATCTTGTTTACTGGTGGCGATAATGATACTTTCCCGCTTTGGTTTGTTCAGGAAGTAGAAGGATTTAGGACTGATGTTAGGGTAATTGTATTAAGTTATTTCAATACCGATTGGTATATCAATCAAATGCGCCAAAATGCATATGATTCTGAACCATTGCCAATAACTTTAAGTGAAGAACAAGTGGCGCAAGGAGGTAAAAATGATTATTTGCCTTATATGGCTAATGCGGGTATTAAAGGTGCAATTCCTATAGACCGCTATTTAAGCCTTATCAAAAATGATAATAAGAGCCTTGAAGTACCCACTTCCGTGGGGAGCTACAATATGTTGCCTTCTAAGCAATTAAGCTTGAATGTTGATACTGAGCATGTTAAAAGTTTAGGTATAATTCCTGAAGATAAAGTGGATATGCTTGTGGATAGGATGGTTTGGAATGTGAAAGGAAATGGATTGGAGAAAAAGGATTTAATGATATTGGATATCATGAATGAAAACGATTGGAAACGACCAATTTATTTCAATACTACTTCCTTAAATGGAATTAAAATGGATTTGAGGAAATATGTAGTTCAAGAAGGATTGACATACAGATTGTTACCAATTGAAAGATATGATGTTCAATCAGAATTTGTCAACACAGAAGTGATGTACAATAACTTGATGAACAATTTCCATTTCACTAATACTGCTGACCCGGATGTTTATTATAATGAGAATTATAGAAATTTCTTCTTGAATCATCGCTCAGTATATACAGCATTGGCTAAATCATTAGTAAGTGAAGGGGATGAAAAAAGAGCTTTGGAGGTAATTGATTTTATTATTAAAAAGATTCCGAATGAAGTAGTTCCTTATGATATGACAGCTTTGGATTATATTCAAGTTTATTTGGCAACAGGAAATGAAGAGAAAGCTAATGAAATTATTAACACACTTTGGGAGCAAAATTTTGAACAATTCCGCTACTTAGTAAATCATGAATTGATGTATATGGGTAGAGAGAGGCAAATTAGTTTTGCCATCCTTAGTCAGATTGTTCAAGTAATGAGACAATACGGAATGAACGAACAAGCAGTTGAGTATCAGGATCAACTTAGAGTTCTCTATGAGAAAATGTAA
- the truA gene encoding tRNA pseudouridine(38-40) synthase TruA, whose amino-acid sequence MRYFFTIAYKGTNYHGWQKQPNAIGVQQKVEDVFSTILNQKSEIVGSGRTDSGVHATAQVFQFDFSGEQKDAEQLLYKANKMLPKDVALKHVWQVKDEAHARFDATSRAYQYHIVTEKNPFAIDQAYIFTYDLAIDKMNLAAEKLLNYQDFESFSKVKTDVFTFNCDIFEAFWKQEQESLVFHIKANRFLRGMVRAIVGTLLDVGQNKISIEDFEDIIKAKDRNSAGRAVPANGLFLTEVQYPKDIYL is encoded by the coding sequence ATGAGATATTTTTTCACCATAGCATATAAAGGAACAAACTACCACGGATGGCAAAAACAGCCCAATGCAATAGGTGTACAACAAAAAGTTGAAGATGTTTTTTCCACTATTTTAAACCAAAAATCAGAAATTGTGGGAAGTGGAAGGACTGATAGTGGCGTACATGCTACGGCTCAAGTTTTTCAATTTGATTTTTCAGGTGAGCAGAAGGATGCAGAACAACTTTTATATAAAGCCAACAAAATGCTACCCAAGGACGTAGCTTTAAAGCATGTCTGGCAAGTAAAAGATGAAGCCCATGCACGTTTTGATGCCACAAGTAGGGCGTATCAATATCATATTGTGACTGAAAAAAACCCATTTGCTATTGACCAAGCATATATTTTCACTTACGATCTAGCAATTGATAAAATGAATTTAGCCGCAGAAAAATTGTTGAACTATCAAGATTTTGAAAGTTTTAGCAAAGTGAAAACAGATGTTTTTACCTTTAACTGCGATATATTTGAAGCCTTTTGGAAACAAGAGCAAGAATCATTGGTTTTTCACATCAAGGCTAATCGGTTTTTGAGAGGAATGGTGAGAGCGATTGTAGGTACATTATTGGATGTGGGGCAAAACAAAATAAGCATAGAAGATTTTGAAGATATTATAAAAGCTAAAGACAGAAATTCAGCAGGTAGAGCCGTTCCGGCAAATGGATTGTTTTTAACAGAAGTTCAATATCCTAAAGACATTTATTTATAA
- a CDS encoding ABC transporter ATP-binding protein: MKKDNIKSGNIIDTNVLRRLYKFVKPYQGRFYFLVFLTVALAVLAPARPFVIQKAIDNPIANGDFQGLINMTLILVGLLIMQAIVQYGHTYLSGWLGQFIIRDIRIKLYRHLLSLRLKFFDKTPIGRLVTRNVSDVETLSDVFSQGLAAMIGDILQILFILGMMFAMSWKLTLVSLATLPLLFLSTYIFKEKVKVAFNEVRNAVSNLNSFVQEHVTGMSIVQIFTAEKREYEEFKKINNEHKKANIRSVLYYSIYFPVAEVIQATGIGLLVWYGAKGVVNEVETGITLGMLIAFILYIQMFFRPIRLIADRFNTLQMGIVSSSRILNLLDSKENIPNNGDYAPEKVKGDISFKNVEFAYNEEDVVLKNISFEVKEGQSVALVGATGAGKSSVINLLSRFYDIQKGEITLDGRDLKEYDLYALRKNIGVVLQDVFLFSDTILYNITLGNPNISLQEVKDAAELVGARKFIERLPGGYDYNVMERGATLSVGQRQLISFVRAMVYNPKIIVLDEATSSVDTETEEMIQNAIEKMMKGRTSIVIAHRLSTIQEADKIIVLDKGEIKETGTHQELLDKGGFYHQLHNMQYKEMAS, encoded by the coding sequence GTGAAGAAAGACAATATAAAAAGCGGAAATATTATTGATACAAACGTGCTGAGGCGTTTGTATAAATTCGTGAAGCCTTATCAAGGTCGCTTCTATTTCTTGGTGTTTTTAACTGTAGCTTTGGCAGTTTTAGCTCCCGCCAGACCATTTGTTATTCAAAAAGCAATTGATAATCCAATTGCTAACGGAGATTTTCAAGGCTTAATTAATATGACCTTGATTTTGGTTGGTTTACTTATTATGCAAGCCATAGTGCAATATGGACACACTTATTTATCGGGTTGGTTGGGTCAATTTATTATTCGTGATATCCGAATTAAGCTTTACCGTCATTTACTTAGCTTAAGACTGAAATTTTTCGATAAAACTCCTATAGGAAGGTTAGTAACAAGAAATGTTTCCGATGTAGAGACCTTATCAGATGTTTTTAGTCAAGGGCTTGCTGCCATGATTGGTGATATTCTCCAAATCCTTTTTATCCTCGGGATGATGTTTGCCATGAGCTGGAAACTTACATTGGTTTCACTGGCAACTCTACCATTGCTTTTCTTAAGCACTTATATTTTTAAAGAGAAAGTAAAAGTCGCTTTCAATGAAGTGCGAAATGCTGTTTCTAATCTAAATTCTTTTGTGCAAGAGCATGTAACAGGCATGTCTATCGTACAAATTTTTACTGCAGAAAAAAGAGAATACGAGGAATTTAAAAAGATCAATAACGAACATAAAAAGGCTAACATACGCTCGGTATTATATTACTCCATTTATTTCCCTGTAGCGGAAGTAATTCAAGCAACCGGAATTGGTTTATTGGTTTGGTATGGAGCAAAAGGAGTAGTAAATGAAGTAGAAACTGGCATTACATTAGGGATGTTGATTGCCTTCATTCTTTATATTCAGATGTTCTTTAGACCCATCCGTTTAATAGCTGATAGATTTAACACGTTGCAAATGGGAATTGTAAGTTCATCACGAATTTTAAATTTGCTAGACAGCAAAGAAAACATCCCTAATAATGGAGATTACGCACCTGAAAAAGTTAAAGGAGATATTTCATTTAAAAATGTAGAGTTCGCTTACAATGAAGAAGATGTAGTATTGAAAAACATTTCCTTTGAGGTGAAAGAAGGTCAGTCCGTAGCATTAGTTGGGGCCACAGGCGCTGGAAAATCATCTGTTATTAATTTATTGAGCCGCTTTTATGACATTCAAAAAGGAGAAATTACGCTTGACGGAAGAGATTTGAAGGAATATGACCTATATGCATTGCGTAAAAATATAGGAGTGGTATTGCAAGATGTTTTTCTGTTTTCAGATACTATTCTCTACAACATCACTTTAGGAAACCCTAATATTAGTCTTCAGGAAGTAAAAGATGCCGCTGAATTAGTAGGTGCAAGGAAATTTATTGAAAGACTACCGGGCGGATACGACTATAACGTGATGGAAAGAGGGGCTACATTATCAGTAGGACAAAGGCAGTTAATATCATTTGTTCGCGCTATGGTTTATAATCCTAAAATTATTGTGTTGGATGAGGCAACATCTTCTGTGGATACGGAAACGGAGGAAATGATACAAAATGCCATAGAAAAGATGATGAAAGGAAGAACCAGTATTGTGATAGCTCACCGATTATCTACTATACAAGAAGCGGATAAAATAATTGTGTTGGACAAAGGAGAAATCAAGGAAACCGGCACTCATCAAGAGCTATTAGATAAAGGTGGTTTCTACCATCAATTACATAATATGCAGTATAAAGAGATGGCTTCTTAG